The Mannheimia pernigra sequence TCTCTTTAGCCGCTTTTTCTGCTGCTAAACGTTCCGCTTCCGCTTTCTCTTTCGCCGCTTTTTCTGCTGCTAAACGCTCCGCTTCTGCTTTCTCTTTCGCCGCTTGTTCCGCCGCTAAACGCTCCGCTTCCGCTTTCTCTTTAGCTGCTTTTTCCGCCGCTAAACGTTCTGCTTCCGCTTTCGCTGCTTTTTCTGCTGCTAAACGTTCCGCTTCCGCTTTCTCTTTCGCCGCTTTTTCTGCTGCTAAACGCTCCGCTTCTGCTTTCTCTTTCGCCGCTTGTTCCGCCGCTAAACGCTCCGCTTCCGCTTTCTCTTTAGCTGCTTTTTCCGCCGCTAAACGTTCTGCTTCCGCTTTCGCTGCTTTTTCTGCTGCCGCTTTATCGGCTTGTTGTTGAGTAGTTTGCGGCTTAGCATTGGGTTTTGTTGCATTGTTTGAGCTGCCGCCAGAACCGCCGCTACTACACGCCGTTAAACTCAATAAAATCAAACTTGCTAATGTTGCTTTTTTGATAGACATAAAATGTTCCTTTTGTATTTGTAAAATAAAAAATGATTTTTGTGTTTAAAACACACGCAAATTGTACAAAAAAAAAACAACTCGTCATCAAGTTCTTTTTTCATTTTTTTTAAGATTTTTTTATTAAATTCATCTCAAATTATTCTACAATGGTAGAGATAGCTATCCAGCTTAAATACAAGCGGTGATTTTTTCTCAATTTTTTACAAAAGGAGCTCATTATGTCTGAAATCTCAACTCTCGCCCCTCAACTGCTCTGGCAATGGTTTGATAAAGTATGTGCTATTCCACATCCCTCTTATCACGAAGAGGAACTGGCTGAATTTATTGTGAATTGGGCAAAATCGAAGACGTTTTTTGTTGAGCGTGATGAAGCAGGCAATGTGTTAATTCGCAAGCCTGCAACCGTAGGAATGGAAAATCGTGCAACTATTGCCCTGCAAGCTCACTTAGATATGGTGCCACAAGCCAATGCCAGCACAGTTCACGATTTCAAAAAAGACCCAATCCAGCCTTATATTGATGGCGACTGGGTGAAAGCGAAAGGTACAACACTTGGGGCTGATAACGGCATTGGTTTAGCTTCGTGCTTAGCGGTGTTAGATAGCGATGACTTAGCTCACCCAACCATTGAAGTACTGCTGACAATGACAGAAGAAGCGGGAATGGAAGGGGCGATTGGCTTACGCCCAAATTGGCTTACTGCCGATATGATGATTAATACCGATACCGAAGAAAACGGTGAAATCTATATCGGCTGTGCAGGCGGTGAAAATGTGAATATAACCTTACCCGTTTTTTTAGTGCCACACCAGCAAGATTCTGCACTGACGGTTACGCTTAAAGGCTTGCAAGGCGGACATTCTGGCTGCGATATTCACACTAATCGTGCCAATGCGATTAAGGTTTTTGCTCACATTTTAGAAGCAGCATACCACGAAGTTGCATTTCAGATTTCAGCCATTCAAGGGGGGTCTGTGCGTAATGCCATTCCTCGTGAAGCTCAGGCAACCTTGATTGTTTCTGCAAAAAATAAAGAAAAATTGACCGCTTGTTTAACCCAAACTGCGGAGCAATTAAAGGCTGAACTCAACATTGCAGAGCCAAACTTGCAATGTTTAATTGAAGAGGCGAATATTCCTGCACAGGCATTTGATCTTGCAAGCACGGAGCGTGTAATCCATTTCCTTAACATTCTGCCAAATGGTGTTGTGCGTAACAGCGATGTAGTGAAAAATGTGGTAGAAACCTCATTAAGCGTTGGTGTGATTACCACCGAAGAGAGCAATATAAACGTAACTATTCTCGCTCGCTCATTGATTGAAGGCGGTAAAGCCGAAATTCGTAGTAAAATCCGCTCGTTAGCTACTCTGGTTGGTGCTGAAGCTGATTTTTCGGGCAACTATCCAGGCTGGGAGCCAAATCCAAACTCAAAAATCACGCCATTAACCAAAGCGATTTATGATGATATTTTAGGCTACGAGTCTGAAATTAAGGTTATTCACGCAGGGCTTGAGTGCGGCTTAATCAATAAAATCTATCCAAATATGGATTTTGTGTCGATCGGACCAACCATTCTTAATGCACATTCGCCAGATGAAAAAGTGCATATTCCGGCGGTGGAAACGTATTGGAATCTCTTGACTAAACTCTTAGCTCAAACACCAGAGAAATAAACATTATAAAAGTAGGGGCGAATCATTATTCGCCCCTGTTTTTAGCTATTTATAGAAACGAGGCAACATCCTGAAAATCAATGATCACTGTCCTGACGCTACACAATAAACTTCTTTTTGGTTAGAAGATGGTGCATAGCATACAAATGATGATGGAACACCATTCGGTTTCGTAACTTGTTCAACATCCTTACCATCCAAAACCTTGTAGGCATTTTCACCTTCTGAACCTATAGAAAGTTGCTTATCATTCTGAAAGCCCCATGATTCAAATCCGCCATTCATATTTCCACAGGTATCATAATTAACAATCTGCTTTGAAATTTTACCATTTTTGACAAAGTAAGCCGTTTGTTCACCGTTATAGCAACCTGCGTAAGCTGCATTACTCATTCCGATTACAAGTAGAGGTAAAAGATATTTTTTCATAAAAAGCTCCTAATTTATTAATAACAAAAAACTTTTCGCATTTTACAGTTGTTTTTTTTTTGCACAATATGCTATTTTTATAGCCAGCCACCCCTAGGCTAATTAGCTAAGAAAAAAGGCATTGAACTATTTGGTTCAATGCCTTTACTCTGTGAGTTTTTACGCCAATTTATATATTTTTAATGTTTATAAATATCTTCCCCATTTCGTCTGGTTTTAAGCAAACGTAAAATCCAAACATATTGTTCTGGGTTTTTCTTCACAAAATACTCAATCACTCGATTCATTTCTCGGGCAGATTGCACCGGATCGCCTGAAAATTCAAGTGGCGGTAAGATCTCCATTTCATACTTTGATTTTTCCGCATTATAAATTGAAAACATTGGGATCACTTCCGCATTCGCTACTCTTGCCATTTTATTTAAGCCAGGTAGTGTGGCTTTTTCGGTAGCAAAGAAATCCGTATAAACACTGAGCTCCTCACCAAAATCTTCATCAGGCAAGAAATAGCCTACATCGCCTTTACGTACATCGGCTAAAAAGGCTTTAATACCATTTTGACGAGTGTGCATTCGACCGCCTAAACGCTCACGGGTCATATTCCAAAGCCAATCTACTAACGCATTGCGGTGCGGATTATACATAGACGTCATCGGGTAACCTAACGAAAACATAGCAATTCCAGCCATATCAATAGACCAAGTATGTGGCACAAGCATAATCACATTTTTACCACTTTCTTTGGCTTTTACTACGTGCTCAAAGCCTGTAAACTCACAACGTTTTTGTAAATAAGAGACTGGGCGAATTGCTGTTTCTCCAATAGCAAGCATTGTTTGAGCTACGGTAATGAACATTTTTTCAACTACGTCTTCACACTTTTGCTCGCCCCATTTGGGAAAGCAGTAACGTAAATTTACTTTTGCTCGGTGATAACCCTTTTTATTGTGCTTTTTTAGGTATTTATAAGCAACTTTACCAACGAAAGTGGACAATTTATCTCTGATTCGTGCTGGCACATACGCCAAAATCACAAGCCCTAATACACTTAACCAGATGCTCCAATATTTAGGCTGTAGAAAAGACCATAGGAATTTGTGAGTGTAACCGTCTTGGGCGGTAATTCTTGTCATTCTTTATTCCTCTTTATTTGTCACTTTTCTTTGCTTGTGCAAAGAACTAAAATGCCCTGAGATACATTCCCCTCTTTTCTAAAGAGGGGAGCTAGATCTCCATAACATCTTGAGCAAAGAAAGTAACATAATCACTTCTTATCAATAATGTTCTTCACCGCCAATATTATCCCAAGCCCGATAAATGCCCCAGGAGGTAAAATCGCAATCAACAGCCCTGAATCAATATGTAATACATCAATATATAACGCTTTTGCCCAGTCGCCGAGTAGTAAATCTAAGCCATAAAATAACGTACCGTTACCGATAATTTCACGCAATGCACCGAGTACAACAAGACTTAATGTCATACCTAGCCCCATTGAAAAACCATCAAAGACGGAGAATTTTACTTCATTTTTCGAAGCATAGGCTTCTGCTCGCCCGATAACAATACAGTTGGTCACAATCAACGGAATAAAAATACCAAGTGATTGATACACGGGAAAAGCAAAAGCATTCATTAAAAGTTGTACTGCGGTTACCACTGTTGCAATAATCATCACATAAATCGGAATACGAATATCATGTGGCGTAATTTTGCGGAAAAGCGAAACAGTGACATTAGTGCAGATCAGCACCAACATAGTGGCTAAACCTAATCCTAACGCATTAGTGACGCTATTTGAAACTGCAAGCAATGGGCAAAGCCCCAATAGTTGAACTAAGGTACTATTATTTTTCCATACACCATCAGTAAACAGCTCTTTCCAAACACTCTTCTGTTTAGGCTCTATCTCAATATTAGTTACAGGGATCTGGTTTTCTTTTTCCATTTTATGCTCTATTTGCAATCTTTAAATTGGTCGATCATTTGCGGATTTTGTGCCAAGTCAGTCACAACCCATTTTGCAATTTGACGAACATTATTGACCACTGCACGAGGGGTAATAGTCGCACCTGTGAATTGATCAAATTCTCCGCCATCTTTTTTCACATTCCACTCTGATTCGTTTTCTAAGCTAAAATGTTTATTTGTAAAAGATAAAATCCAGTCTGATACTCGAGTTTCAATTTTATCACCCAATCCTGGTGTTTCTTTATGTTCAATCGTTCGTACACCTAGCACATTGCCATTTGGCTCAATGCCTACCAACAGCACAATATTGCCTGAGTAGCCATCTGGGGCTGTGCTTTGAATTAAGTAAGCGGTTCGTTTTTCCGATTTTTTTGCAAGATAAATATGATTTAAATGGGGTAAATTTTCAAGATGAATAATTTTACAACTACTTAGCACATCATTATCAAAATAAGTTTTAGGTACCACTTCCTCTAGTAATTTGCGTTGTTGCATTGCAGTAACATCATCAATTCTGCTTTTAGTGAGCAGATACACACTAGTTAAAACAGCGGTGCTTAACAATGCAATCAAGCCTAAAATTAAGGCATATTTTAAAGTGATTTTTGAGATATTCATTTATCTTTTATCCAATTTTGTGCCATAAATTCTTGGCTGTGTGTAATGATCGATTAATGGCACGCAAATATTCGCCAATAAAACGGAAAAGGCGATTGCATCGGGGTAATTGCCGTAATAGCGAATGATATAAAGCAAAATTCCCACTAAAGCACCGAAAATTAACTTTCCTTTTGGTGTAATAGAAGCACTTACAGGATCGGTTGCAATGAAAAACGCACCGAACATCATTGCCCCGCTAAATAGATGGCTTATAAAATGCAAATGTGCTTGTTCAGTAAAGAGTTCGGTAAGACCACTTAACACAAAAAAAGCCACAAGTAGAGAAGCAGGAATTTGCCAGTGGATAATCCGCTTATAAATCAGCACAAGCCCACCGAATAAAAAGGCGATATTAAGTTGAAACCAACCTGTTGCAAACAATCCATCAAAAATCGGAGTGTTCATTACTCTATCAAAACCGAACTTTGCCAAACTGCTTTTCATACTGTCTAACGGTGTCGCTTGTGCAATCCCATCAACGCTATTAACCAATTGATGAAGACTAAAACCATCGCTGGTAACATCACTGAAAATTAACGAAATCGCATCATTGAATGTGGGCGGTTCGTTTAATAAATCAATTGGCACAAGCCAAGATGTCATCTGTACTGGAAAAGAAACCAATAGCAACGCATATCCAACCATTGCAGGGTTAAACAAATTCTGCCCTAAGCCGCCGTAACTGTGTTTTGCTAATAACAATGACGAAATCACACCAATTACAATAATCCAATAAGGTGCATAAGGTGGGATCGACATTGCTAAAATCAACGCAGTCAAAATACCAGAGATATCCGCCAAATAGAAAGCGGTCGTTTTTTTACGTAATTTTGCAATCCCAATTTCAATAATAATTGCCAAAACAACGGCGATCATTATTTGAATTAGTACCCCAAAACCAAAATAATAAAGTTGAACGCCAAGTGCTGGTAACATCATCGCAATTACCCACAACATAATATGTGCGGTAAGATTGCTTGAATGGGTATGTGGGGAACTAACTACTCTAAACATTATATAAAAGCCCTTATCAACATTTTGCGAAAAATACGACTATTACAATTTCGGCAAATTCAGATTAAAACGAATCGCCAACAAGCGGATAATAATGACGGTGAAAACAGTGGACAAATACACCCAATCACTTTCCAATCCAAATGAATTCGCTGTTACAAAAATCACACCGCCAATCAAGCTTACGGTAACATAAACTTCTTTTTGCAACACAATTGGTACTTCGTTTCGTAAAATATCTCGAATGACTCCGCCAAAACAGCCTGTTACGCCACCCAGTGCCACACAAATTAATGGATGTAGCCCAAAATCTAAGCCTTTTTGCACACCTATTACGGTAAATACACCAAGCCCAATTGCATCAAAGACCAATAAACTGGTCTGCCAGCTTTTACGGGAAATTTGATTACGGAAAATGGCGGTAATGACCACCGCGAGGGTAATCATCAACACATAAATCGGCTGTTTCATCCAAAACACGGGGGTTGATCCAATCATCATATCTCGTAACGTACCACCGCCAACACCCGTAACAAATGCCAAAATAAACATACCGAAAATATCCATTTTGTGCTGGCGAGCAGCGATTGCCCCCGAAATCGCAAACACAATCGTGCCAATTAAATCCTGAATAAACAGGAACGACCAAGGCAAGGGAGGGATTAGTTCGCTAAACATTTTCTTCTCCCCGCTGTTTTTTCTCCTGCTCAGCTTGCTTGCGAGCTT is a genomic window containing:
- a CDS encoding trimeric intracellular cation channel family protein, which encodes MFSELIPPLPWSFLFIQDLIGTIVFAISGAIAARQHKMDIFGMFILAFVTGVGGGTLRDMMIGSTPVFWMKQPIYVLMITLAVVITAIFRNQISRKSWQTSLLVFDAIGLGVFTVIGVQKGLDFGLHPLICVALGGVTGCFGGVIRDILRNEVPIVLQKEVYVTVSLIGGVIFVTANSFGLESDWVYLSTVFTVIIIRLLAIRFNLNLPKL
- the lpxM gene encoding lauroyl-Kdo(2)-lipid IV(A) myristoyltransferase (LpxM is lauroyl-Kdo(2)-lipid IV(A) myristoyltransferase, an enzyme characterized in Escherichia coli and involved in biosynthesis of the form of lipid A found in that species and some closely related species.) — its product is MTRITAQDGYTHKFLWSFLQPKYWSIWLSVLGLVILAYVPARIRDKLSTFVGKVAYKYLKKHNKKGYHRAKVNLRYCFPKWGEQKCEDVVEKMFITVAQTMLAIGETAIRPVSYLQKRCEFTGFEHVVKAKESGKNVIMLVPHTWSIDMAGIAMFSLGYPMTSMYNPHRNALVDWLWNMTRERLGGRMHTRQNGIKAFLADVRKGDVGYFLPDEDFGEELSVYTDFFATEKATLPGLNKMARVANAEVIPMFSIYNAEKSKYEMEILPPLEFSGDPVQSAREMNRVIEYFVKKNPEQYVWILRLLKTRRNGEDIYKH
- the rsxD gene encoding electron transport complex subunit RsxD — protein: MFRVVSSPHTHSSNLTAHIMLWVIAMMLPALGVQLYYFGFGVLIQIMIAVVLAIIIEIGIAKLRKKTTAFYLADISGILTALILAMSIPPYAPYWIIVIGVISSLLLAKHSYGGLGQNLFNPAMVGYALLLVSFPVQMTSWLVPIDLLNEPPTFNDAISLIFSDVTSDGFSLHQLVNSVDGIAQATPLDSMKSSLAKFGFDRVMNTPIFDGLFATGWFQLNIAFLFGGLVLIYKRIIHWQIPASLLVAFFVLSGLTELFTEQAHLHFISHLFSGAMMFGAFFIATDPVSASITPKGKLIFGALVGILLYIIRYYGNYPDAIAFSVLLANICVPLIDHYTQPRIYGTKLDKR
- a CDS encoding electron transport complex subunit E, with amino-acid sequence MEKENQIPVTNIEIEPKQKSVWKELFTDGVWKNNSTLVQLLGLCPLLAVSNSVTNALGLGLATMLVLICTNVTVSLFRKITPHDIRIPIYVMIIATVVTAVQLLMNAFAFPVYQSLGIFIPLIVTNCIVIGRAEAYASKNEVKFSVFDGFSMGLGMTLSLVVLGALREIIGNGTLFYGLDLLLGDWAKALYIDVLHIDSGLLIAILPPGAFIGLGIILAVKNIIDKK
- the rsxG gene encoding electron transport complex subunit RsxG codes for the protein MNISKITLKYALILGLIALLSTAVLTSVYLLTKSRIDDVTAMQQRKLLEEVVPKTYFDNDVLSSCKIIHLENLPHLNHIYLAKKSEKRTAYLIQSTAPDGYSGNIVLLVGIEPNGNVLGVRTIEHKETPGLGDKIETRVSDWILSFTNKHFSLENESEWNVKKDGGEFDQFTGATITPRAVVNNVRQIAKWVVTDLAQNPQMIDQFKDCK
- a CDS encoding aminoacyl-histidine dipeptidase is translated as MSEISTLAPQLLWQWFDKVCAIPHPSYHEEELAEFIVNWAKSKTFFVERDEAGNVLIRKPATVGMENRATIALQAHLDMVPQANASTVHDFKKDPIQPYIDGDWVKAKGTTLGADNGIGLASCLAVLDSDDLAHPTIEVLLTMTEEAGMEGAIGLRPNWLTADMMINTDTEENGEIYIGCAGGENVNITLPVFLVPHQQDSALTVTLKGLQGGHSGCDIHTNRANAIKVFAHILEAAYHEVAFQISAIQGGSVRNAIPREAQATLIVSAKNKEKLTACLTQTAEQLKAELNIAEPNLQCLIEEANIPAQAFDLASTERVIHFLNILPNGVVRNSDVVKNVVETSLSVGVITTEESNINVTILARSLIEGGKAEIRSKIRSLATLVGAEADFSGNYPGWEPNPNSKITPLTKAIYDDILGYESEIKVIHAGLECGLINKIYPNMDFVSIGPTILNAHSPDEKVHIPAVETYWNLLTKLLAQTPEK